Within Oreochromis niloticus isolate F11D_XX linkage group LG2, O_niloticus_UMD_NMBU, whole genome shotgun sequence, the genomic segment GAGACTCCCAGCTATCAGCTGTACTATTTACACAAAAATCATCTTTCTAAAAGCTCTTatgtctatttttattttatattgcaCCTTATGAACTGGATCATGATTAACAAAgatgcatttatttaaaatatgaaggaaagaaaaaacaacttcaGCTCATGCTTGTTAGTTATTCATCTCCTGTTGGTCTGTGAGCCAAAGCAGTGTGTTAAAATGTCAAAGAAAGTACTGATTAACTCACTCTGCCTCGGGCTGCCTGATACCAAATTTACATGTTAATTTGGCTACCAACATCTCAAAGTGCTTCAGACTGTGGCACAGATGCACTTCAGCGGTTGAGAATAATAAAACTGCGCTAATGTCTTTAATAGACaccagccagccaatcagaaacccagaagaaaaagaaaaaacaacaacacacatagTCACACTGACACATTCACTGCAATAAAGACACTCACCTGAACTCTGAACACTTGGAAGTGGTCCTCCTCCTTGCGTGCAAACTCCTGATAGCAAAAGTCAGGGTCTGTGATAAAACGCGAAGGATCTGCGAGGCAtatcatcatctcctcctcctcctccgtgtCTTTAAAAGAAACGATGACAGGAAAGGAGATGATGAGGCTAAGTAAAGAGTGGTAAACGCTCAGGTTTCACACTGTGCGACTTCACCAACACTCGAGGAGTGAGTGGGAATGTCTCGGTCGTGTTACCTGTCTGCTGGAGTGTTTGCTTTTCACGTTCTTCCTGGGACTTCTGGATCCTCTCCTTCAGACACATCACATCaccactggagtccagagactGTTGATACAAAAAGTATATCTCATCAAGTTAAATATATTATAACAACTGCTAAGGGCACAGAAATAATCTAATTGTGTATGCAACATCAGAAAATATCCAACTGAATTTGATCGTATTTATCAAAGGAAATAAATACTGACCAAATGAATCGGTCATTTTACACTATTAAACATTTTTCCCAATCCTTATTATTTGATGAAAGGGTGGTGAGATGCACTCAGCACTCTCACACTCAAATGTGGTAATTTGAGCCCATTTTAAAGCGCACCTTATTTAATACTTAgctacaaataaaaaatatactCCTGATATAAATTTTCATCCAGTTAAACTGGCTATGTTCAGTTTGGCTATTTATTAATCAGGGCTTATCTCTCGACCAGTTTTTCCAATACCTTTATTTATAAATGGATTTAATATTTACAGTGGAAaatgaaaaagcaaacaaaaacattacagtTAAGAAAAagccttctttttcttcttattcCTTTTCACAAGCACAAGTGGATTCAGTGACACCAGTATTGCTCTTATTAGtccccttttttttaaagctattcTAACTATTTTTGAACTAATTTAAGGCTATAGCTTCAGACATGTATACAAGTGTATTTTTACCGGTCGTCCTGTTATGTGTTCAGAGGGAGTGGCGTGGGACTGAGGCACGTTGGTGTTGCCGTTGGCAGCATCAAAGGGGCAGAAGGTCGGCGGAGTACCGTTGGGAGATTTGGAGGAGAGAGGGACAAAGTCTGCGTCTGTGTCGCATCCAAACACAAAGCTGCAGAGGGAGTGGCAGTGGGCCAGAATCACCACGGCCTGCACCAGCTCAGCCAGCGACCAGCACTGCTCGCCCGCCTTCAGCAGCGTCTGGAgagcaaagacaaagagaaacacacatttAGCACAAGGAAATGAAATTAAACAAAGCATCcaagttggttttttttgtttgtttgtttttaaatactcATACAAATGTTAAATATCATATTTTATCCGTGGTCCATCTTCGCTGTACCTGGATGTGCGAGCAGGCGGTGAGCCAGGGTTGGTGGGCCAGCACCTTGTTGATGTGGTCAAGAAGCCGAAGGCGAGGGGGTGCCGCCTCCAATCCCTGCAACCACTTAGGATCCCCGCCCACCCTCAGAAAATGCGTTGAGTGCAGGTACACCAGGTAGTTGCAGTGATGACGTGCTGCAGCCTGTTAGTCACAGGAACAAAGGCgaaaactcaaaaaaaaaagctttgtgtATGTTTGGGTGCATGATGACAGCTGGTGAGGAGTTTGGATGTATCCTAGAGAGAAAATCCAGGTCACTAACCATGATGGCGATGTAATGGCGGTATGGCAGCGGCAGGGGGCCATCCATGTGCAGGATGTAATGCTGTGTGCGCAGGAAGCTCTCCAAGTACTGAGGGTGAGACGCCATCTGCTGGGACACGGCATCTACACTCCCCCTGCTGACCAGCAGTGACAACCGCTCCTTCTCACCATTCACCTGCAGAAACAGACAAGGACGAGGGAAACGATTGGTTTCTGGAAGACTGACCTTAAAATCATATTGTAgcataagattttttttcttggctgaagattttttttcccccttttttggGAAATAGCTAAAATGAGAACATTAATGGCTGTGAAAATCTTAAAATCCTCAAAATACGCTGGATGAAGCTGCTCTGAACTACACTGCTGTAAATCCAAAATCTTTGGCGGCGTAAAAACGGacgtaaaaaaaataaataataataattcagtgACCCGAGGATGACTTTCTTTTGGAGTAACCATTAGATCTGTAGCAAAAACAGGCTAGACTTCAATGTCCGTGCCATGGACCGAACTTGCGTTCCGCCCCATAAATCAGCTGAAAGAAAAGCAGGCTTGggaaaacagcagtgatacaggCGCCACTGGCAAGTGAGCGCATTCCTTGCATTATTCCTTCTCcaaataaaacaagcaaacaacagtAGCTCAGCTGAGAGCTcgtcagacacacagacaccatGGTAGGTTGGCTGCAGCGGGGCCAGATGCTTCCTAGTTCAACACTATTTCATTATTATCAAACACAGAAGCAGCACTGtgaattcaaaaaaaaaaaaaaaaaaaaaaaaaaaaggtacttCTACTGCTGTGAAATGAAAATGGACAGCAGCCTGgtaaaagtcaaagaaaaaaaaaaaaaaacacccatgtTTTCCTTAGAAAAGGGGATTTACATGCTGGGAGGAAGCACAGACGAAGCAACTAATGTGAAAGTTGAGCTTAAGAGGCCTTGAAGAGGGAAGctcaggagcagcagcagcaaagaaATTCATAAGGCCTAACAGACACAAGGGAGCGACTGGGTTCAGGAGCCAGAGGCCAAGAGAAACAGACCCATGTGGAGAGGGGAGCTGGATCGCCCTCATGGGCACAGCCTccgtcaccatcttacaatcgGTTCTAGGAAAAGGTGTTTGGGAACACAGCCATGAGCAGGAATCTGCTCCACTGTACGTGAAACCCGAGTGGCCGTGCTCATCAAAGCCAAATGTTTCCCTTCAGTTTGGCAAAGACTTCTCCCTTTAACAGCTGAACGTCTGTCAAGGATTACTACTGTCCTGTCAAATCACAGACGCCTCAGCTTATGTCACAGATAGTCGTAGCAAATGGCGACTAGAAG encodes:
- the sesn4 gene encoding sestrin-3 isoform X2 translates to MASHPQYLESFLRTQHYILHMDGPLPLPYRHYIAIMAAARHHCNYLVYLHSTHFLRVGGDPKWLQGLEAAPPRLRLLDHINKVLAHQPWLTACSHIQTLLKAGEQCWSLAELVQAVVILAHCHSLCSFVFGCDTDADFVPLSSKSPNGTPPTFCPFDAANGNTNVPQSHATPSEHITGRPSLDSSGDVMCLKERIQKSQEEREKQTLQQTDTEEEEEMMICLADPSRFITDPDFCYQEFARKEEDHFQVFRVQDYSWEDHGFSLVNRLYSDIGHLLDDRFRSVATLSSLHSDDLKRAIWNYIHCVLGIRYDDYDYGEVNQLLERDLKLYVKAVACFPDSTKTPVCPLRWTPLKTSERIHINLLIMEARLQAELLYALRAITQYMIA
- the sesn4 gene encoding sestrin-3 isoform X1, which translates into the protein MIICTSMDYPLRTQCQRVQKQVNGEKERLSLLVSRGSVDAVSQQMASHPQYLESFLRTQHYILHMDGPLPLPYRHYIAIMAAARHHCNYLVYLHSTHFLRVGGDPKWLQGLEAAPPRLRLLDHINKVLAHQPWLTACSHIQTLLKAGEQCWSLAELVQAVVILAHCHSLCSFVFGCDTDADFVPLSSKSPNGTPPTFCPFDAANGNTNVPQSHATPSEHITGRPSLDSSGDVMCLKERIQKSQEEREKQTLQQTDTEEEEEMMICLADPSRFITDPDFCYQEFARKEEDHFQVFRVQDYSWEDHGFSLVNRLYSDIGHLLDDRFRSVATLSSLHSDDLKRAIWNYIHCVLGIRYDDYDYGEVNQLLERDLKLYVKAVACFPDSTKTPVCPLRWTPLKTSERIHINLLIMEARLQAELLYALRAITQYMIA